A single window of Watersipora subatra chromosome 11, tzWatSuba1.1, whole genome shotgun sequence DNA harbors:
- the LOC137408494 gene encoding uncharacterized protein encodes MFVFVTEKGVFVTDQQRLDAKIWTPGAPGFNFRIEVFGLCKRDETSRDLIQSRAILLSVILRNGQLRVLKYLQVAVTDEGQVALPFGGRHHGFRFPLRYNKVQLRTDDVRESRELYATYLRPRTNDEETIDERYFEVIRQRSGTYRIKTVINPNLYLAVINVRGRLMFVVTTYDARLPRNVADYDFNIDVPVTRVNNCARPQPPRQETTSRVSSPTRREHQVYNRNRGFRY; translated from the exons atgtttgtttttgtgacAGAAAAGGGAGTATTCGTTACTGATCAACAGCGACTTGATGCGAAAATCTGGACACCGGGAGCACCAG GATTCAACTTTCGGATTGAAGTCTTTGGTTTGTGCAAGCGTGATGAGACAAGTCGGGACTTGATTCAGAGCAGAGCCATATTACTAAGTGTTATATTACGGAATGGACAATTG AGAGTCCTGAAGTATTTGCAAGTGGCGGTAACAGATGAGGGTCAGGTGGCACTACCATTTGGAGGTAGACATCACGGGTTTCGCTTTCCTCTGCGGTATAACAAAGTTCAGTTAAGG ACAGATGATGTGAGAGAAAGCAGAGAATTATATGCCACGTACCTGCGACCACGTACCAATGACGAAGAGACGATTGATGAACGGTATTTCGAGGTTATCCGGCAACGAAGTGGAACTTACAGGATTAAAACTGTAATTAACCCCA ACCTATATCTTGCTGTGATCAATGTTAGAGGTCGACTTATGTTTGTGGTTACAACTTATGATGCCAGGCTTCCTAGGAATGTAGCAGACTACGACTTCAACATAGATGTTCCAG TGACTCGAGTGAATAATTGCGCACGGCCACAACCACCTAGACAGGAAACGACAAGCCGCGTAAGTTCACCAACCAGGCGTGAACATCAAGTTTACAACCGTAACAGAGGGTTTAGATACTGA